One part of the [Pantoea] beijingensis genome encodes these proteins:
- a CDS encoding TerC family protein produces MEWIADPSIWAGLVTLVVLELVLGIDNLVFIAILAEKLPPAQRDKARVTGLLLALVMRLLLLASISWLASLTHPLFTLAGHAFSARDLIMLTGGTFLLFKATMELNDRLEGGDDDDTTQKRTAKFWPVVAQIVVLDAVFSLDSVITAVGMVEHLPVMMAAVIIAIFLMLLASKPLTRFVNGHPTIVILCLSFLLMIGFSLVADGFGFHIPKGYLYAAIGFSVVIEGLNQLAQFNRRRFLSARLPLRKRTAEAVLRLLRGHHEHAELDAETSSLVADNENQAIFNKQERLMIARVLGMGQRSVSSIMTSRHDIENIDLSDTPADIMAQLDRNQHTRIILTEGSDDPIGVVHVIDLLHQSLHENSLDLRKLLRQPLVFPEQLTLLQALEQFRSARTHFAFVVDEFGSLEGVVTLSDVMETIAGNLPNEGEELDARHDIMQSADGSWIANGHMPLDDLVMYLELPLDEKREYHTIAGLLMEYLQHIPRQGEEVTVGSYLFRTLDVDNHRVQKVQIIPLSAPEPDYEV; encoded by the coding sequence ATGGAATGGATCGCCGATCCTTCAATTTGGGCTGGTTTAGTCACGTTAGTGGTACTGGAACTGGTTCTGGGCATCGATAACCTCGTCTTTATTGCCATACTGGCTGAGAAGCTCCCTCCAGCACAGCGTGATAAGGCGCGCGTAACAGGTTTACTGTTGGCACTTGTTATGCGTCTGCTGCTGCTCGCGTCAATCTCGTGGTTGGCATCACTAACACACCCCCTTTTCACTCTGGCAGGACATGCCTTTAGTGCACGCGACCTGATTATGCTGACGGGAGGAACGTTCCTGTTATTTAAAGCAACAATGGAGCTTAACGACAGGCTGGAAGGGGGAGATGATGATGATACGACGCAAAAACGTACCGCTAAGTTCTGGCCGGTCGTCGCGCAGATCGTCGTACTGGATGCGGTGTTCTCGCTGGATTCAGTTATTACCGCGGTAGGAATGGTAGAGCACCTGCCAGTGATGATGGCAGCGGTTATTATTGCGATTTTCCTGATGCTGTTAGCCAGTAAGCCGTTGACTCGCTTCGTTAATGGCCATCCTACTATCGTTATTCTTTGTCTTAGCTTCCTGCTGATGATTGGTTTTAGCTTGGTCGCTGACGGTTTTGGTTTCCATATCCCTAAAGGTTATCTGTACGCCGCTATTGGTTTTTCAGTGGTTATTGAGGGCCTGAATCAACTTGCGCAATTTAATCGCCGCCGCTTTCTCTCCGCCAGACTTCCACTACGCAAGCGTACCGCTGAGGCCGTTTTGCGGCTGCTACGCGGCCACCATGAGCATGCCGAGTTGGATGCCGAGACGTCCTCATTGGTGGCGGATAACGAGAATCAGGCGATTTTTAATAAGCAGGAGCGCCTGATGATTGCGCGGGTGCTTGGCATGGGTCAGCGCAGCGTGAGCAGCATAATGACCTCCCGCCATGATATTGAAAATATCGATTTGAGCGATACGCCAGCAGACATTATGGCGCAGTTGGATCGAAATCAGCATACACGCATCATCCTTACTGAAGGTAGCGACGACCCTATTGGTGTCGTTCACGTCATTGATCTGCTGCATCAGTCATTGCATGAAAATTCACTGGATTTACGCAAATTGCTCAGACAACCACTTGTTTTCCCGGAACAACTCACGTTACTTCAGGCACTGGAGCAATTTCGCTCTGCTCGTACCCATTTCGCGTTCGTCGTGGATGAGTTCGGCTCTCTGGAAGGCGTTGTGACTTTGAGTGACGTAATGGAAACGATTGCCGGTAATTTGCCCAACGAAGGAGAAGAGTTGGATGCTCGCCATGACATCATGCAAAGCGCTGATGGCAGCTGGATAGCCAATGGGCATATGCCACTTGACGATTTAGTGATGTATCTTGAACTCCCTCTGGATGAAAAGAGGGAGTATCACACCATCGCGGGTCTGCTAATGGAGTACCTACAGCATATTCCCCGGCAAGGTGAAGAGGTCACCGTCGGAAGCTATTTATTTCGTACCCTTGACGTTGATAACCACCGGGTGCAGAAAGTGCAGATCATTCCTCTTTCAGCACCTGAACCAGATTACGAAGTATGA
- a CDS encoding glycosyltransferase family 4 protein, with protein sequence MSNSNFVVCLPTFFSPQDKRSTGGTISNFSLIKELAGIGNVEVISPIVSPELIHNENNRVKVITSPGLEGDSLSKKVKKKIWLRKQIHSRAAYDTHSIFISTNGTASFVNSAAPRRSIILTRAFEDFLDYEVNGENFKEKVRKKILSFIVGERVKKCYTNADRVITNSKFMRGEISRYFEVDENKIMVLYPPVDFPDAEYRPLPKNRKLRIGMINPKKIKGEDIFIGLAKEFKEIDFVYFSKEDRKYGISNIMYQGWGSEPKKLFQSFDVLIAPSLWDEPFGRVAVEGIRSGIPVLVSNHGGIPETVTDDFVVDSDTVVAWKEKVKWLQDNPEAVAASWDLSNRHTEKFISHRHNEKLKEYFRSYLLEGGNI encoded by the coding sequence ATGTCGAATAGTAACTTTGTTGTATGTTTGCCAACATTTTTTTCCCCGCAAGACAAACGTTCAACTGGAGGCACCATCTCTAATTTTTCTTTAATCAAAGAACTAGCGGGGATTGGTAATGTTGAAGTGATCTCTCCTATCGTTTCCCCTGAGTTAATTCATAACGAAAATAACAGGGTAAAAGTTATTACTTCCCCAGGGCTCGAAGGGGATTCATTAAGTAAAAAGGTAAAAAAGAAAATTTGGCTAAGGAAGCAAATTCACAGCAGAGCGGCATATGATACTCACAGTATTTTTATCAGCACGAATGGCACAGCCAGCTTTGTTAACAGTGCCGCACCTCGCAGAAGTATCATACTCACACGTGCTTTTGAAGATTTCCTGGATTATGAAGTGAATGGGGAAAACTTCAAAGAGAAAGTCCGCAAGAAAATTCTGAGCTTTATTGTTGGTGAGCGAGTAAAAAAATGTTACACCAATGCAGATAGAGTTATCACTAATAGCAAATTTATGCGAGGGGAGATTTCAAGATATTTCGAAGTTGATGAAAATAAAATAATGGTATTGTATCCCCCTGTTGATTTTCCAGATGCCGAGTACCGTCCTTTACCCAAAAATAGAAAATTACGAATTGGAATGATAAATCCAAAGAAAATAAAGGGTGAGGATATTTTTATAGGATTAGCTAAAGAATTTAAAGAAATTGATTTCGTATATTTTTCTAAAGAGGACCGGAAGTATGGCATAAGTAATATTATGTATCAGGGCTGGGGAAGCGAACCAAAAAAATTATTTCAATCATTCGATGTTTTGATTGCTCCATCTCTGTGGGATGAACCATTCGGGCGTGTTGCTGTTGAAGGAATTCGCAGTGGTATACCTGTGCTTGTTTCAAATCATGGTGGTATTCCCGAGACGGTAACCGATGATTTTGTAGTTGATAGCGATACGGTTGTTGCATGGAAAGAAAAAGTAAAGTGGCTGCAGGATAATCCGGAAGCAGTAGCTGCTTCATGGGATTTATCTAACCGTCATACTGAAAAATTTATATCCCACAGGCATAATGAAAAATTAAAAGAATATTTTAGATCGTATCTTTTAGAGGGCGGTAACATCTAG